A window of the Sphaerobacter thermophilus DSM 20745 genome harbors these coding sequences:
- a CDS encoding cytochrome c oxidase subunit II, with amino-acid sequence MINRKTLLELGWILPSIAIPVGMLVAVIVSAFGMMIHVPADAGTIQPAAIDSTPPFDQPGELRQVGPNEYEIALVAQIWVFNPREIRVPANSRVTFIATSRDVIHGLHIEGTNVNVMLIPGRITRQTAVFREPGEYRFVCHEYCGSGHHLMFGSVIVEET; translated from the coding sequence ATGATCAACCGCAAGACACTGCTCGAGCTCGGCTGGATCCTCCCGAGCATCGCGATCCCGGTGGGCATGCTGGTGGCCGTGATCGTCAGTGCCTTCGGCATGATGATCCACGTGCCCGCCGACGCCGGGACCATCCAGCCGGCGGCCATCGATAGCACTCCGCCTTTCGACCAGCCGGGAGAACTCCGGCAGGTCGGCCCCAATGAGTATGAGATCGCCCTCGTCGCCCAGATCTGGGTGTTCAACCCGCGCGAGATCCGCGTACCGGCCAACTCGAGGGTGACATTCATCGCCACCAGCCGCGATGTCATCCACGGCCTCCACATCGAGGGAACCAACGTCAACGTGATGCTCATCCCGGGCCGCATCACGCGGCAGACGGCGGTTTTCCGGGAGCCTGGGGAGTACCGCTTCGTCTGCCATGAGTACTGCGGCTCAGGCCATCATCTGATGTTCGGCAGCGTCATCGTGGAGGAGACGTGA
- a CDS encoding cbb3-type cytochrome c oxidase subunit I, which yields MATVSAEVTPEVRTIHRLTAAFIAVAIVALAIANVPALFQAFDRAGINLYPYARPVIRTYYQGLTIHGVMNVLVWTIFFLSRFFSFVTVYALGRPLASMRLGWAAFWIMLAGLVMALIPIFANTATVLYTFYPPLKASPLFYIGLTLIVVGTWLIGWNILQTWRGWRRDNPGERTPLAVFGTLATYALWTIASVGLAIEMLFLLIPWSFGIIDTVDPLLARTLFWFTGHPIVYFWLLPAYVSWYTMVPRLAGGHLFSEPMARIAFLLFVLYSIPVGLHHQFSDPGLGGGIKLVHTFMTFAVFFPSLLTYFNISASIETAARLNGGTGWIRWVRNLPWGNPAFTGQVMGMFLFVPGGIGGLTNASYNVNQAVHNTTWVVGHFHLTVGGAVTLTFMATTYWLIPYLTGRALWGRRLAVAQPIIFFVGMTIWSETMHRLGLEYMPRRTFLSQAPYAQGEWDLERILLLIGGPTMFVAGVLYFVIIIMTLVASRQPARVQVPLPRPGEEGSHERVPKLLDSWRPWLIGSAVLIAIAYLPVFTHLLRNVSSVPGFAGIW from the coding sequence ATGGCAACCGTGAGTGCCGAAGTCACCCCGGAGGTCCGCACGATCCATCGCCTGACGGCCGCATTCATCGCGGTGGCCATCGTCGCGCTGGCGATCGCCAACGTGCCAGCCCTCTTCCAGGCGTTCGATCGCGCCGGGATCAACCTGTACCCCTATGCCCGCCCGGTGATCCGCACGTACTACCAGGGGCTGACCATCCACGGGGTGATGAACGTCCTGGTCTGGACGATCTTCTTCCTGAGTCGTTTTTTCTCCTTCGTCACGGTCTACGCGCTGGGCAGGCCGCTGGCCTCGATGCGCCTCGGCTGGGCTGCGTTCTGGATCATGCTGGCCGGGCTCGTGATGGCGCTTATCCCCATCTTTGCCAACACGGCCACGGTCCTCTACACCTTCTACCCGCCGCTGAAGGCCTCGCCTCTCTTCTACATCGGGCTCACCCTGATCGTCGTCGGCACCTGGCTCATCGGCTGGAATATCCTGCAAACCTGGCGCGGCTGGCGGCGCGATAACCCGGGCGAGCGCACGCCCCTCGCCGTGTTCGGTACGCTGGCCACCTACGCCCTCTGGACCATCGCGAGCGTCGGCCTGGCAATCGAGATGCTGTTCCTCTTGATCCCCTGGTCGTTCGGCATCATCGACACGGTCGACCCGCTGCTCGCCCGGACCCTCTTCTGGTTCACCGGACACCCGATCGTCTACTTCTGGCTTCTGCCCGCCTACGTCTCCTGGTACACGATGGTGCCGCGACTGGCAGGCGGGCACCTCTTCAGCGAGCCGATGGCGCGGATCGCGTTCCTGCTCTTCGTGCTCTACTCCATCCCGGTCGGCCTGCACCACCAGTTCAGCGACCCGGGTCTCGGGGGTGGCATCAAGCTGGTCCATACCTTCATGACCTTCGCCGTCTTCTTCCCGAGCCTGCTGACCTACTTCAACATCAGCGCCTCGATCGAAACGGCGGCCCGCCTGAATGGAGGGACCGGGTGGATCAGGTGGGTCCGCAACCTGCCCTGGGGTAACCCGGCCTTCACCGGCCAGGTGATGGGCATGTTCCTGTTCGTCCCGGGCGGGATCGGCGGCCTGACGAATGCCTCCTATAACGTCAACCAGGCCGTGCACAACACGACCTGGGTCGTGGGCCACTTCCACCTGACCGTCGGCGGGGCCGTCACGCTGACCTTCATGGCGACCACCTACTGGCTCATCCCCTACCTGACCGGTCGGGCCCTCTGGGGCCGTCGCCTGGCGGTCGCCCAGCCGATCATCTTCTTCGTCGGCATGACCATCTGGTCCGAAACCATGCACCGGCTCGGGCTCGAGTACATGCCCCGGCGCACGTTCCTCTCCCAGGCCCCGTACGCCCAGGGCGAGTGGGACCTGGAGCGGATCCTGCTCCTCATCGGCGGCCCCACCATGTTCGTGGCCGGCGTCCTCTACTTCGTGATCATCATCATGACGCTGGTCGCCTCGCGCCAGCCGGCGCGGGTCCAGGTGCCGCTGCCGCGGCCGGGTGAGGAAGGCAGCCACGAGCGCGTGCCGAAGCTGCTTGATAGCTGGCGGCCGTGGCTGATCGGCTCCGCCGTGCTGATCGCCATCGCCTACCTGCCGGTCTTCACCCACCTGCTTCGCAACGTCTCCTCCGTGCCCGGTTTCGCCGGAATCTGGTGA
- a CDS encoding glucose-1-phosphate adenylyltransferase, translating into MVDVAVMILAGGQGERLSILSRQRAKPAVPFAGKYRIIDFALSNCVNSGYFDVAVLTQYRPHSLNEHIGHGRPWDLDRERNGGIVILQPYLGRSQSGWYRGTADAIYHNLFFITRKPYTDVLILSGDHIYAMDYRPMVAQHRRLDADVTVAVQPVPWEDASRFGLMTTDDEGRIIDFVEKPEQPRSNLASMGIYVFKRDVLLDLFRSPTYAEEMTDFGHHFIPYLIHHGRAYAYRFEGYWQDVGTIQSYWEANMALLEDVPALNLYDPNWRIHTRSEERPPAKIMDGSVVSRSLISHGAIIIRGHVEHSILSPGVVVHEGAVVRDSIIMTDAVIGPGAVIDRCIIDKEVRVGAGAYLGYGDDYTPNWLEPKRVNTGITIVGRNAIVPPNVRVGRNVLIGTDVTEADFPSNDIPSGDTIDPRVAAFWS; encoded by the coding sequence ATGGTGGACGTTGCCGTGATGATCCTCGCAGGCGGTCAGGGTGAGCGCCTGAGCATCCTCTCCCGCCAGCGCGCCAAGCCGGCCGTCCCCTTCGCCGGGAAGTACCGCATCATCGACTTCGCGCTCAGCAACTGCGTCAACTCCGGCTACTTCGATGTCGCCGTCCTCACCCAGTACCGGCCCCACTCGCTCAACGAGCACATCGGCCACGGCCGTCCGTGGGACCTTGACCGCGAGCGCAACGGCGGCATCGTCATCCTCCAGCCCTACCTGGGCCGTTCGCAGTCCGGCTGGTACCGGGGTACGGCTGATGCCATCTACCACAACCTCTTCTTCATCACGCGCAAGCCGTACACGGACGTGCTGATCCTCTCCGGCGACCATATCTACGCCATGGACTACCGCCCGATGGTGGCGCAGCACCGCCGCCTCGATGCTGACGTGACCGTGGCGGTCCAACCCGTGCCGTGGGAGGACGCCTCCCGCTTCGGGCTGATGACGACCGACGACGAGGGCCGGATCATCGACTTCGTGGAGAAGCCCGAGCAGCCGCGGAGCAACCTGGCCTCGATGGGCATCTACGTCTTCAAGCGGGATGTCCTGCTCGACCTGTTCCGCAGCCCAACCTACGCCGAGGAGATGACCGACTTCGGGCACCACTTCATTCCCTACCTGATCCATCACGGCCGGGCCTATGCCTACCGCTTCGAGGGCTACTGGCAGGATGTCGGGACAATCCAGTCCTACTGGGAGGCGAACATGGCGCTCCTGGAGGACGTCCCGGCCTTGAACCTCTACGACCCGAACTGGCGTATCCATACCCGCAGCGAGGAGCGGCCGCCGGCCAAGATCATGGACGGGTCGGTCGTGTCGCGCTCGCTCATCTCCCACGGCGCCATCATCATCCGCGGCCATGTGGAGCACTCGATCCTCTCGCCCGGCGTGGTGGTGCACGAGGGGGCAGTCGTGCGCGACTCCATCATCATGACCGACGCGGTGATCGGGCCGGGCGCGGTCATCGACCGCTGCATCATCGACAAAGAGGTCCGGGTCGGGGCCGGCGCCTACCTCGGCTACGGCGACGACTACACGCCGAACTGGCTGGAACCGAAGCGGGTCAACACCGGGATCACCATCGTCGGCCGGAACGCAATCGTGCCGCCCAACGTCCGGGTCGGGCGCAACGTGCTGATCGGCACGGACGTGACCGAGGCCGACTTCCCGTCGAACGATATCCCCAGCGGCGACACGATCGACCCCCGCGTCGCGGCGTTCTGGTCGTGA
- the accD gene encoding acetyl-CoA carboxylase, carboxyltransferase subunit beta, with the protein MRELFRRQPRFTSEPQSEDSPVVPDDLWVKCPRCRELTYSREFERELRVCPRCNHHFRLTAAQRIAMLTDPGSFVEWDAGLEAADPLGFAAGGESYPDKVATAKRKSGTREALVTGSARLDGRPLALAVAEFGFMGASMGSVFGEKLVRAIERAIEQELPLVTVSSSGGARMQESPFSLMQMAKTTAALARLGEARLPHIAVLVDPCYGGVTASYTTVADVIIAEPGAMIGFAGPRVIEQITRQKLPEGFQTAEFLLEHGMIDLIAPRRSLRAKIATLLDHYALARQRPARRPAVAAASAQEAPDA; encoded by the coding sequence ATGCGGGAACTGTTCCGCCGACAACCGCGCTTCACGTCTGAACCACAGAGCGAGGACAGCCCGGTCGTACCCGATGACCTCTGGGTCAAGTGCCCACGCTGCCGCGAGTTGACCTACTCGCGCGAGTTCGAGCGCGAACTGCGGGTTTGCCCACGCTGCAACCACCACTTCCGCCTCACCGCCGCGCAGCGGATCGCGATGCTGACCGACCCGGGCAGCTTCGTGGAGTGGGACGCCGGGCTCGAAGCGGCCGACCCGCTCGGGTTCGCCGCCGGCGGCGAGTCCTACCCCGACAAAGTAGCGACGGCCAAGCGTAAGAGCGGTACGCGCGAGGCGCTGGTCACCGGGTCCGCCCGGCTGGACGGTCGCCCGCTCGCGCTGGCGGTCGCGGAATTCGGCTTCATGGGCGCCAGCATGGGCTCCGTCTTCGGGGAGAAGCTGGTGCGGGCGATCGAGCGGGCCATCGAGCAGGAGCTGCCGCTGGTCACGGTCTCGTCGTCCGGCGGTGCGCGCATGCAGGAGAGTCCCTTCTCACTGATGCAGATGGCGAAGACCACAGCGGCGCTGGCGCGGCTGGGCGAAGCCCGGCTGCCCCACATCGCGGTGCTGGTGGACCCGTGCTACGGCGGGGTCACGGCCAGCTACACGACGGTGGCCGACGTCATCATCGCGGAGCCGGGCGCCATGATCGGCTTCGCCGGCCCTCGTGTCATCGAGCAGATCACCCGGCAGAAGCTCCCCGAGGGCTTCCAGACCGCCGAGTTCCTGCTGGAGCACGGCATGATCGATCTGATCGCCCCGCGGCGCAGCCTGCGCGCGAAGATCGCGACCTTGCTCGACCACTACGCATTGGCCCGCCAGCGGCCAGCCCGCCGGCCTGCCGTCGCGGCCGCCTCGGCGCAGGAGGCGCCCGATGCCTGA
- a CDS encoding acetyl-CoA carboxylase carboxyltransferase subunit alpha, which produces MPETLSAWERVLLARNPARPHTQDYVADLISGFVELHGDRRFGDDPALLGGIGTFRGRAVVVVGHRKGANTQENLAHNFGMPRPEGYRKALRLMQHAEKFGMPLIAFVDTPGAEPGIGSEERGQAVAIAENLLALASLRVPTLAVVIGEGGSGGALAISVADRILMLENAIYAVASPEACATILWKDVSKAPEAAATMRVTAADLYGFGIVDEVIPEPAPAHEQPTQTIQRVGDALERHLAELEALVHDGDAGIDALLAARYQKYRRIGRWVEETDPTRHPNGPIPSHAADQAR; this is translated from the coding sequence ATGCCTGAGACCCTCTCTGCCTGGGAGCGCGTGCTCCTGGCCCGTAACCCGGCACGCCCGCATACGCAGGACTACGTGGCGGACCTGATCTCCGGGTTCGTGGAACTGCACGGCGACCGGCGCTTCGGTGATGATCCGGCCCTGCTCGGCGGTATCGGCACCTTCCGCGGCCGGGCGGTCGTCGTCGTCGGCCACCGCAAGGGGGCCAACACCCAGGAGAACCTGGCGCACAACTTCGGCATGCCGCGGCCTGAGGGCTACCGCAAGGCGCTGCGGCTGATGCAGCACGCCGAGAAGTTCGGCATGCCGCTCATCGCCTTCGTCGACACGCCGGGCGCCGAACCGGGAATCGGCTCGGAGGAGCGCGGCCAGGCCGTCGCCATCGCCGAGAACCTGCTGGCGCTTGCCTCCCTGCGCGTCCCGACGCTGGCCGTCGTGATCGGCGAAGGGGGGAGCGGCGGCGCGCTCGCCATCAGCGTGGCCGACCGCATCTTGATGCTGGAGAACGCGATCTATGCCGTCGCGTCTCCCGAGGCCTGCGCGACGATCCTCTGGAAGGACGTGAGCAAGGCTCCCGAGGCGGCCGCGACCATGCGCGTCACCGCCGCCGACCTGTACGGCTTCGGCATCGTCGATGAGGTGATCCCCGAGCCGGCCCCCGCCCACGAGCAGCCGACCCAGACCATCCAGCGCGTGGGCGACGCTCTGGAACGCCACCTTGCCGAGCTGGAGGCGCTGGTGCACGACGGAGACGCCGGCATCGACGCGCTGCTCGCGGCCCGCTACCAGAAGTACCGGAGGATCGGCCGCTGGGTCGAGGAGACCGACCCGACCCGCCACCCCAACGGACCGATCCCGTCCCACGCTGCCGACCAAGCCCGCTAA
- a CDS encoding ring-cleaving dioxygenase codes for MNLGGLHHVTAVTSRASENVAFYTEVLGLRLVKKTVNQDDVSAYHLFYGDELGRPGTEMTFFDWEMVGAHQEGSGQISNTSFRVPGRAAIEWWAQRLDAYGVQRGEIGERLGRTVLPFQDPEGQRLELMDDMAGEAAPRVEPGIPWDRSPVPAEYGIRGLAEVTLTVRELAPTAFILTEVLGFRQVAADRNGEFQSVTYETGPGGPGALVRVVVRPDLPFRPRSGAGGVHHVAFRTPNDEEHAAWQRRLAQIGIGVTPVIDRYYFKSIYFREPGGVLFEIATDGPGFATDEDPEHLGERLALPPFLEPHRAEIEAGLKPIRPVTFAPLSAGD; via the coding sequence ATGAATCTGGGCGGACTCCACCACGTCACGGCGGTCACAAGCCGCGCATCGGAAAACGTCGCCTTCTACACCGAGGTTCTCGGGCTCCGGCTGGTAAAGAAGACCGTCAACCAGGACGACGTCTCGGCCTACCACCTCTTCTACGGCGACGAGTTGGGCCGGCCGGGGACGGAGATGACCTTCTTCGACTGGGAGATGGTCGGCGCGCACCAGGAGGGCAGCGGCCAGATCTCGAACACCAGCTTCCGGGTGCCGGGTCGAGCCGCGATCGAGTGGTGGGCGCAGCGCCTCGACGCCTACGGCGTCCAGCGGGGAGAGATCGGTGAACGGCTGGGCCGGACGGTTCTCCCATTCCAGGATCCCGAGGGACAGCGGCTGGAGCTGATGGACGACATGGCGGGCGAGGCGGCTCCGCGTGTGGAGCCCGGCATCCCGTGGGACCGGTCGCCGGTACCGGCCGAATACGGCATCCGCGGGCTCGCGGAGGTGACGCTGACCGTGCGCGAGCTGGCGCCGACGGCCTTCATCCTGACCGAGGTACTCGGCTTCCGGCAGGTCGCCGCCGATCGCAACGGCGAGTTCCAGAGCGTGACCTACGAGACCGGCCCTGGTGGTCCCGGCGCTCTGGTGCGCGTCGTCGTGCGGCCGGATCTTCCCTTCCGCCCGCGTTCCGGCGCCGGTGGGGTGCACCACGTGGCCTTCCGCACCCCGAACGATGAGGAGCATGCCGCCTGGCAGCGGCGGCTCGCGCAGATCGGCATTGGCGTCACGCCGGTCATCGACCGCTACTACTTCAAGTCGATCTACTTCCGTGAGCCGGGCGGGGTGCTCTTCGAGATCGCGACCGACGGCCCCGGTTTCGCTACCGACGAAGACCCGGAGCACCTCGGCGAGCGGCTGGCGCTGCCGCCGTTCCTCGAGCCGCACCGCGCGGAGATCGAAGCGGGGCTCAAGCCGATCCGGCCGGTGACCTTTGCCCCACTGAGCGCGGGGGACTAG
- a CDS encoding alpha/beta hydrolase has protein sequence MQESAELLGHRYRFVPAPRAGRETARRPVLLLLHGTGGDEADLLPLGELLLPGAPLLSPRGTVSEQGAARFFRRLAPGVFDVEDLIQRTHALADFVQAAVERHGVAGRPVVAVGYSNGANIAASLLLLRPGLLAGAVLWRAMVPLEPEPLPDLTGTPVLLGAARFDPMIPNDNVEWLAALLRKSGASVTLRWQDTGHGLTQADVREAAAWLATLWTDEESTQ, from the coding sequence ATGCAGGAATCTGCCGAGCTGCTGGGGCATCGCTATCGCTTCGTACCTGCGCCACGTGCGGGACGGGAGACGGCCCGCCGTCCGGTTCTGCTGCTGCTCCACGGCACGGGCGGTGACGAGGCGGACCTGCTCCCGCTGGGTGAGTTGCTGCTACCGGGCGCGCCCCTGCTGAGCCCGCGCGGAACGGTGAGCGAGCAGGGCGCGGCCCGGTTCTTCCGCCGGCTGGCGCCCGGTGTCTTCGACGTCGAGGATCTGATTCAGCGGACCCACGCGCTGGCGGACTTCGTCCAGGCGGCCGTCGAGCGCCATGGTGTTGCTGGTCGTCCCGTTGTGGCCGTGGGCTACTCGAACGGCGCCAACATCGCGGCCAGCCTGCTCCTGTTGCGGCCCGGTCTGCTGGCAGGAGCGGTCTTGTGGCGTGCGATGGTGCCGCTGGAGCCGGAACCGCTGCCGGATCTTACGGGCACACCCGTGCTGCTGGGGGCGGCTCGGTTCGATCCCATGATCCCGAACGACAACGTCGAGTGGCTGGCAGCACTGCTGCGTAAAAGCGGCGCGAGCGTCACGCTCCGCTGGCAGGACACCGGCCACGGGCTGACGCAGGCTGACGTGCGCGAGGCTGCCGCGTGGCTGGCAACCCTATGGACCGATGAGGAGAGCACGCAATGA
- a CDS encoding Hsp20/alpha crystallin family protein produces MSITRWDPWSEMMSLREAMDQLLRESFVRPATSMLRSGSLGMGIPLDVRETDDAYIVKATMPGVRPEDVSIQITGNTLQISGETREEYEQSEGAGEGRDRGTWLVRERRYGRFERTITLPTDVKADQAQATLEHGVLTLRLPKAEEARARRIPVQSGTGAQQIEAQSRPRS; encoded by the coding sequence ATGAGCATCACCCGATGGGATCCGTGGAGCGAGATGATGTCGCTCCGCGAGGCGATGGATCAGCTCCTCCGCGAGAGCTTCGTGCGTCCGGCGACGTCGATGCTGCGCTCGGGCAGCCTGGGGATGGGGATACCGCTCGATGTGCGTGAGACGGACGATGCGTACATCGTAAAGGCGACCATGCCGGGTGTGCGGCCCGAGGACGTTTCCATCCAGATCACCGGCAACACGCTCCAGATCAGCGGTGAGACGCGTGAGGAGTACGAGCAGTCGGAGGGCGCGGGAGAGGGCCGCGATCGCGGTACCTGGCTGGTGCGCGAGCGCCGCTACGGGCGCTTCGAGCGCACGATCACGCTGCCGACCGACGTCAAGGCCGATCAGGCTCAGGCGACGCTCGAGCATGGGGTGTTGACCCTGCGCCTGCCTAAGGCCGAGGAAGCCCGCGCGCGCAGGATCCCCGTCCAGAGCGGCACGGGCGCGCAGCAGATCGAGGCTCAGTCACGCCCTCGATCGTGA
- a CDS encoding site-2 protease family protein — MGRGLRIATIRGIEIKLHPSFLLALLWVTYYWGIAPDNGLLGVLFGVFILTAIFVCVVGHELAHSFVALRYGLTVHDITLLPIGGVARIEQVPMTPRREATVALAGPILNLIVAAVLLPVVLAVALASGVRDAYGFLLMIQGIDGASFVIHLWIANLMLAAFNLLPAFPMDGGRIFRALLTGVSNRVLATRVAVFLGQFLALALIAAGFYTRDVALPLVSIFIMLAAFVESRMIYVEAALRSLPVGQFAVWDSGGVSPDSPLSHAVLGGPRDLAVTEGGVVVGMLWRDEVLARLHQGNSLRVADVMDRDVTAMDVDSSVYDVHRRMLATGRTAIPIVEGGLYRGIFTSDRLVHVHRYLQERFGTRDRYRGLIEALGLMGR, encoded by the coding sequence GTGGGGAGAGGGCTGCGGATCGCCACGATCCGGGGCATCGAGATCAAGCTGCACCCAAGCTTCCTCCTCGCGCTGCTCTGGGTGACCTACTACTGGGGCATCGCCCCCGACAACGGGCTGCTGGGTGTCCTCTTCGGCGTGTTCATCCTGACCGCGATCTTCGTCTGCGTCGTCGGTCATGAACTGGCCCACAGCTTCGTCGCTCTCCGCTACGGTCTGACGGTGCACGACATTACCCTGTTGCCCATCGGCGGGGTGGCGCGCATCGAGCAGGTGCCGATGACGCCCCGGCGCGAAGCGACCGTCGCCCTCGCAGGACCGATCCTCAACCTGATCGTCGCCGCCGTCTTGTTGCCGGTGGTGCTGGCGGTCGCGCTCGCGAGTGGCGTACGCGACGCGTACGGGTTTCTCCTCATGATCCAGGGGATCGACGGCGCGAGCTTCGTGATTCACCTCTGGATCGCCAACCTGATGCTGGCGGCCTTCAACCTGCTGCCGGCCTTCCCGATGGACGGCGGCCGGATCTTCCGCGCGCTGCTCACGGGGGTTTCGAACCGGGTGCTGGCCACCCGCGTGGCGGTGTTCCTCGGCCAGTTCCTTGCGCTGGCACTGATCGCCGCCGGGTTCTACACCCGTGATGTCGCGCTCCCGCTGGTTTCGATCTTCATCATGCTGGCGGCCTTCGTGGAGTCCCGCATGATCTACGTCGAGGCGGCACTGCGCTCGCTGCCGGTGGGGCAGTTTGCCGTCTGGGACTCCGGCGGTGTCTCGCCCGATTCGCCGCTGAGCCATGCGGTCCTGGGCGGCCCGCGGGATCTGGCGGTGACCGAGGGAGGCGTCGTAGTCGGGATGCTCTGGCGCGATGAGGTCCTGGCGCGCCTCCACCAGGGCAACAGCCTCCGCGTGGCCGATGTGATGGACCGCGATGTCACCGCCATGGACGTAGACAGCTCCGTCTATGATGTCCACCGCCGCATGCTCGCCACGGGCAGGACGGCCATCCCGATCGTCGAGGGCGGCCTCTATCGCGGCATCTTCACCTCGGACCGCTTGGTACACGTCCACCGCTACCTCCAGGAGCGCTTCGGGACGCGCGATCGCTACCGCGGGCTCATCGAAGCGCTCGGCCTCATGGGCCGCTAG
- the rpoN gene encoding RNA polymerase factor sigma-54 yields MPGMDVSMDLSPEMRVWISPSLIEANYILSLSRMELQEVIQQELEANPALEMEEREICPVCGGVIEGGYCPTCLIDQREQHPEEPFEDYPEQLYTAVSRERDDSDDFDPMTLVASEQTLQEQILSDVATLCQNGDLSVAEYLVNSLDERGFIDVDLDDVAARFGRPREYVDRVIEYIQSVAPIGVGARDLRECLLIQLRYLKDIGVEVPPFVEPILRDYLEQFGAHKFGFIAKELGITNEQVEEARDFIRAHLNPYPLQSQEARYWKTPLRSPYVAPDVVVSLRDGDLVVEVVDTRHFHLRMNPLYAQIAREIGRSRTRGDYNDTERQHVREFVNRAKLFISNINQRRETLYKISRCIVELQEDFLRGGVRELRPLTRAVVAQQVGVHESTVSRATANKFVMLPNRKVIPFSDFFTPSLSVKDIIKEMIERENQPLTDRRICDLLSKQGIRIARRTVAKYRAELGILPSTMR; encoded by the coding sequence ATGCCGGGTATGGATGTCTCGATGGATCTCAGCCCCGAAATGCGGGTCTGGATCTCCCCCAGCCTCATCGAGGCCAACTACATCCTCAGCCTCTCACGAATGGAGCTTCAGGAGGTCATCCAGCAGGAGTTGGAGGCCAACCCGGCACTGGAGATGGAGGAGCGGGAGATCTGCCCCGTTTGCGGCGGCGTGATCGAGGGGGGCTACTGCCCTACCTGTCTTATCGACCAGCGGGAGCAGCACCCCGAGGAGCCCTTCGAGGACTACCCGGAACAGCTCTACACCGCGGTCTCGCGGGAGCGCGACGACTCCGACGACTTCGACCCCATGACGCTCGTCGCCTCCGAGCAGACCCTCCAGGAGCAAATCCTCTCCGACGTCGCCACGCTGTGCCAGAATGGGGATCTCAGCGTTGCCGAGTACCTGGTCAACTCCCTGGACGAGCGCGGCTTCATCGATGTCGACCTTGATGACGTTGCCGCCCGCTTCGGCCGCCCGCGGGAGTACGTCGACCGGGTGATCGAGTACATCCAGTCGGTGGCTCCGATCGGCGTCGGGGCACGCGACCTGCGCGAGTGCCTGCTGATCCAACTGCGCTATCTCAAGGACATCGGCGTCGAGGTGCCGCCCTTCGTCGAGCCGATCCTGCGCGACTACCTGGAGCAGTTCGGCGCCCATAAGTTTGGCTTCATCGCCAAAGAGCTGGGGATCACCAACGAGCAGGTCGAGGAAGCGCGCGACTTCATCCGCGCGCACCTCAACCCCTACCCGCTGCAGAGCCAGGAGGCGCGCTACTGGAAGACGCCGCTCCGCTCACCCTACGTCGCGCCTGACGTGGTGGTCAGCCTGCGCGACGGAGATCTGGTGGTCGAGGTCGTGGACACGCGGCATTTCCACCTGCGGATGAACCCGCTCTACGCCCAGATCGCCCGCGAGATCGGCCGCAGCCGCACCCGCGGGGACTACAACGACACCGAGCGCCAGCACGTCCGCGAGTTCGTCAACCGTGCCAAGCTCTTCATCTCCAACATCAACCAGCGCCGGGAGACGCTCTACAAGATCTCGCGGTGCATCGTCGAGCTGCAGGAGGACTTCCTGCGCGGCGGCGTGCGCGAGCTGCGCCCGCTGACCCGGGCCGTCGTCGCTCAGCAGGTTGGGGTACACGAGTCGACCGTGAGCCGGGCCACCGCCAACAAGTTCGTGATGCTCCCCAACCGCAAGGTCATCCCGTTCAGCGACTTCTTCACGCCGTCGCTCAGCGTGAAGGACATCATCAAGGAGATGATCGAGCGCGAGAACCAGCCGCTGACCGACCGTCGCATCTGCGACCTCCTGAGCAAGCAGGGCATCCGTATCGCCCGCCGCACCGTCGCCAAGTACCGCGCCGAGCTGGGCATCCTCCCGAGCACCATGCGGTAG